In Candidatus Beckwithbacteria bacterium, the genomic stretch GTTTTTGCCCATTGGCGGTTTTGATTTGAGTTTATATCTGTTTTTTGCAAAGTCTCCTCAAGGAGACTTTTTTAGTTTTAGCACTTTTAATTTAGAAGTTAGGATAGTCGGGACAGGAACAAAGGGCCTATAGCTCATCTGGTAGAGCGCATCGTTTGCAACGATGAGGTGGCCGGTTCGAGCCCGGCTAGGTCCACATGATTAAACAGGAGTCCTGCCGGCAGGCAAGTCGACTCTCCTAGATCCACAACTTAGAGATTAGTAATTGGTAACTTGTTTAGTTGCTAGCTACTAGTTTCTAAAGTAACTAGAAACATTGAGAACAAATTGAGGACAACTGGTGTTTAATCGAAGCGTTGCTCATGTTTTAGTTCTTTGAAAAGTGAATAGAAGAGTGTAGGCAAATTATTAATAGCTATTTGCTATTGAAATTTAGCACTTTTCTTTTTTGCTAAAGCAAACAATAGATGCCTAGGAGTTTCAAGCCGAAGAAGGACGCGGTTGGTGGCGAAACGCACCGGTAAGGTACCAACAACCTATGACCCGGTGGTATCCGAATAGGGAAACCTCGGTTGTGGTAACACAACTGGTCCTTCATCCTTGTGGTGAAGGACGGGAACCTGGGGAACTGAAATATCTAAGTACCCAGAGGAAAAAAAATCGAATGAGATTCCCTTAGTAGCGACGAGCGAAGAGGGAACAGCCCAAACCCCGCCTTTGGCGGGGGGTTGTAGGACTCCAATGTGGGATTTGTAAGACTAGAAAAACACGTCTGGAAAGACTGGCCACAGAAGGTGACAGCCCTGTATTTAAAAGTATTACAAACTCTAGGAGATTCCTGAGTACTCCAGAAGACGGTAAACTTCGGGAGGAAGTTACGCTGACCACAGTGTAAGGCTAAATACTTGGAACTACCGATAGCGAACGAGTACCGTGAGGGAAAGGTGAAAAGAAGGGTGGAAGACCCAGTGAAATAGATCCTGAAATTGTTTGCTAACAAACAGAGAAAGTCCCGATTTATCGGGATGATCTCGTGCCTATTGAAGAATGAACCGGTGAGTTGCTCATGTACTGCAAGCTTAAATTTTTTCAAAATGAAAGCGTAGTGAAAGCGAGGGTGAATAGCCCGAATTAGTAGTACATGGCAGACCCGAACCCAGGCGAGCTACCCATGAGCAGGGCGAAATCAATGTAACAGTTGATGGAGGCCCGAACCAGTTGGTGCTGAAAAACCTTTGGATGACTTGTGGGTCGGAGTAAAATGCTTATCGTGCCTGGAGATAGCTGGTTCTCCCCGAAATACGTTTAGGCGTAGCCTTGAAGCACACACCCTTGGGGGTAGAGCTACTGGATGGATGTTTAGTCGTAAGGTTAGGCATCTAACCAAACTCCGAATACCAAGTGGTGCTACTTTGGGAGTCAGTCTGTGGGGGCTAAGCTCCATGGGCGAAAGGGAAACATCCCAGATCCCCGTATAAGGTCTCTAAATTACTGTTAAGTCAGAAAGGAAGTTTTTCATCTCAGACAGCCAGGAGGTCGGCTTAGAAGCAGCCATCCTTTAAAAATAGCGTAACAGCTTACTGGTCGATTTGGATGGAGAGCGCCGAAAATTTAGCGAGGGTAAACAGTATACCGACGATGGGAATTCCGCATTTATGCGGAGTGGTAGGGGAGCGTTGTTGTCAGCTGCGAAGGTTGGTTGTAAGACTGGCTGGAGCGGCAACAAGTGAGAATGCCGGTACGAGTAGCGAAAGAAAAGTGAGAATCTTTTCCGTCGAATTTCCAAGGTTTCCGTTCCCATGTTCGTCAGGGACGGGTTAGTCGGCCCTTAGGCGAGGCGATATTGCGTAGCCGATGGACAACAGGTTGATATTCCTGTACCAAGGAACTTACTATACTGATGGGGTGACGAGGTGTGAACGCTCAAGCCACTTATTGAATTGTGGTCTAAGCAGCAAGGTAGTTTTGGTTGGTAAATCCGCCAAGGCGTTTTGACCTAAGCTGTGGGGGAAGTCCCGCTTTGCGGGGTGAACTTGAACCGTTTAAGCCTCCGAGAAAAGCCTCTAAAGTGTAGGTTCTTTGTCCGTACCGCAAACCGACACAGGTGGAAAGGTCGAGTAGACCAACGACGAGCGAGAGAACGATGGTTAAGGAACTCGGCAAATCAACTGGACGTAACTTTGGGAGATGTCCCCCCCGCCATAGGCGGGGCCCAGTAAATGAATTTCAAGCGACTGTTTAACAAAAACACAGGTCTGTGCAAAAGCGAAAGCTTATGTATACGGGCTGAAACCTGCCCAGTGCCGGAAGGTCACGTGCGGGGGTGGTCACGCAAGTGTCTCGCCTCTCATCTAAGCCCCGGTGAACGGCAGCAGTAACTATAACTGTTCTATGGTAGCGAAGTACCTTGTCGGGTAAGTTCCGACGCGCACGAAAGGCTCAACGACTTGAAAACTGTCTTGACCGTCGACTCGGCGAACAATGCAATGGCTGTGAAGATGCGGCCTACATACACCAGGACAAAAAGACCCCGTGGAGCTTTACTGCAGTCTGACATTGAATTATTTACTTTCATTGTCGAGAATAGGCGGGAGGAATATACCTTCGGGTATATCCCATCAGTGTAATACCGCTCTTGAGATTAGGTAATTCTCACCTATGATTTTTACAGAGTCAGGGACAGTGTTTGGCGGGCAGTTTCGCTGGGGAGGTGGTTTGCTAAATCGTACCGCAAACGCACAAAGGTATGCTTGCTGCGGATGGAAATCGCAGTGTACGTGTAATGGCATAAAGCATGCTTGACTGTGACACTTACAAGTGGAGCAGGGACGAAAGTCGGTCATAGTGATCCTCCGTTGTGTTGTGGAACACACGGAGCTTATCGGATAAAAGCTACCCCGGGGATAACAGGCTAGTCGCGCCCGAGCGTCCATAGCGCCGGCGCGGTTCGGCACCTCGATGTCGGCTCAGGGTATCCTGGGGCTGGAGAAGGTCCCAAGGGTTGGTCTGTTCGCCCATTAAAACCCTACGTGAGCTGGGTTCAGAGCGTCGTGAGACAGCTCGGTCTCTATCCGGTGTGTGCGCAGGATTCTTGAGGGAATTTGCCCCTAGTACGAGAGGACCGGGGTGAGGTAATCCCTAGTGTGCCAGTTGTTGCGTCAGCAGCATTGCTGGGTAGCTACATTACTTGTTGGATAACCGCTGAAAGCATCTCAAGCGGGAAGCCCATCCCAAGATAAGGAATCCATCTCCACTTCAGTGGAGGAGAGATCCCTGGCAGAATACCAGGTATAACGACTGCAGGTGTAAGGGCAGTAATGTCTTAAGCCAAGCAGAAACGTATAGATCAATAAAGAGATAAGTGCTTTTCAATAGCAAAGCTATTAAAAGAGCTTACGTAAAACTTCTATTCACTTTTCAGAGAACTGCACTTTTATAGTGTCATTCTGAGCGAAGCGAAGAATCTTCTATAGTTCATCTTGAACATATGGGGGATCCCTCGAATTCTGTTTTTGTCACATCAAAAACAGATATTCTCAGGATGACAAGTTTGATCTAAAAAAGTTTATCAAACTTGTCAGTTTATTTATCCTGTTCCGGTTTCTGGAGCGAGGTGGTCCCACCTCTTCCCATTCCGAACAGAGTCGTTAAACGCCTCAGCGCCGACGATATTGCCCGGGCAACTGGGTGAGAAAATAGGTCGAAGCCGGAACAGGGTAAATAAAAGATAAACCCGCGATAAGCGGGTTTTATTGATTCTTAAGCCTAATTATGCTAATTTAATACTATGATTCTGGATGAATTGACAGCTCTCTATGATCGCTTTTTAACCTTGTTTCCAGGCAGTATTCAGCCTTTGGTTTCTTTAATTATTATTATAGCGGTGGTGCTTTTAGTAATTGATCTAGTTAAACGTAATTTTATCTGGATTATCTTGCTTATTCTGCTACTGCCAGCCTCAATTCCTTTACTGCGCTCAGTGTTGGATGGAGTGTTGGCTTTTCTCAATCACGCGCTTTAGCTTTCACCTTCTAACTATTTTGGTATAATACTACTTGGTACCATCAGGGTCTTAGTATTTTATTACTATTGAAACTAAGCTGGTGGTTTATTGATTTGTTAAAGCATGACAATTTTTTGCCAACAAATCACATCTTAATTAGAAAGGAATTTTATTGTATGCCAAAAAAGACTAGTGCTAAAACTGCTAAAACTCAAAAAAAGGAGGAACAAGTTGAGCTAAAGGCTAAAGCTAAGCCAGTTAAGACTGAAAAAACTGAGAAAGCTTCTAAAAAAACTACAGTTAAAAAACCCGTTAAAACTGAAGAGCCTGCCGTTGAAGACGGTAAAAAAGCTGCCTCTCCTTCAGAGAATAAAACCAATGAAACTTTAGCTCGAGTAGTGATTGCTGATTCTCTACAAGAAGCTAAGAAAAAACAGCCTTTAAAAGAGCTGAAAAAACAACCTGATTCCATGGAGGAACTGCTGGAACAAACCGGCTACCAAATTGTAGGACTTAAAAAAGGTCAGGAAGTAGCCGCTACTATTTCAGACAAAAACAAGAAATCGGTATTTTTTGATATTGGTGCTAAAACCGAAGGTATTTTAGTTGAACGGGAAATGGAGTGGGTTGAGGACTACATCAACTTTTTAAATGTTGGTGATACGGTTTTAGCTACGGTAGTTGCTCCGGAAAATGATAAAGGTCAAATCCTGTTGTCGCTTTTAAAAGCTGCTAATGACTGGAAGTGGAAATTATTTGAGAAATACATGGAAACAGGGGAGGAAGTCGAAGTTCGAGGTTTGGATATTAATAAAGGCGGTATGATTGCCAGACTTATGAATGTCCGCGGTTTTATTCCAGTTTCTCAATTTGGTCGCCAGTGGGTAGGCAAGCTCGACCAACTATATAACAAAGTGTTTAAAGCTAAAGTCATTGAAGTTGACCGCGAAAAAAATCGTTTAATCTTCTCTGAAAAAGCTGTGTCTGAGTCTGACATTTTAGACAAACAGCAAGAACTACTATCTGAGGTCAAAGTTGGTGGTACCTATAAAGGTCAAGTTTCCGGTGTCATGCCGTTTGGAATTTTTGTCCGAGTTATCCTTGACGAAAAGAATAAAGATGCAGGTTTTCTGGATGGTTTAGTCCATATCAGTGAAATTTCCTGGGAAAAAGTCAATGATGTGGCTAAACTCTATAAAGTTGGCGATGTGATTGATGTTCAAGTGATGGATATTGATCAAAATACCGGTAAGCTCAACTTGTCAGTCAAACGCTTAAGTGATGATCCTTGGGAGCAGATTGCCACCAACTATCCGGTTGATAGCAAGGCTAAAGGGACAGTCACCAGACTGGCGGCATTTGGAGCTTTTGTCGAGATTGAAAAAGGTATTGAAGGCCTAATTCATATCTCTAAAATCCCATCAGATTTGGATATTAAAGTTGGTGACAAAGTTGATGTCTACATTGAATCACTTGACAAACAGAATCACCGGATTAGTTTGGGAGTGGTTCTTTCAGCAAAACCTGTGGGATACAAATAAAGAAAATCCTTCGACTTTCTGATTTGTTACATCAAATTAGAGGTGTTTAGGATGACAAGTTTAATCTAAACTTGTCAAATAAAAGGAGAAACATATGTCTCAAAAAATGATTGTAACCGACAAATCCATCCTGATTGACTTTCGGCTAGTGTTTAAAGCTATCCGGGAAGAACAAGGTAATTGGGAAAAAGTCGAACAAGAGCTTGAAGCTTACTTTGATAGCCTTAAAACTGAGGAAGAAGAGTAAAAGCCGAACATTCTAAATAGCAAATTACAAATTCAAAAAATCTTTTGAGTTATATTAAAACTGGGCGTTAAGCCCAGTTTTTTTGTCTCTTGCCAAAACTATCGGTCTTGCGTACTATCTTTTTATGCCAAAAACTGGTCTAATTATAAGCTACACAACTACGCTGTATGGTTTTTCAAATAGTATCAAATATAATCAAACTATCAAAAACTGATGCTTAGTCAGTTTTTTTATGGTAAAAACAAATTATAAAATTACACATCCTTCCTGCCCAGGAAAGAAACATATGCCAGATCTAAGAGAAAGAGATGAAACAACCTTTAGTACTCCTCTTTTAGAGTTAGTTTCAGAAGCAGAAGAAACAACTGACTCCATAGGATTTTCTGGTGAGTCTATTGCAAAAGTCTTGAGTGTTCTTAAAGACAATGCACAAACAATAATCGGAAAATTAATAGAAGGGGGTGCTCACCCAGATGCAGCGAAGGCTATTTATTTTGGGGAGATTTTGCGGATAAAATGTCTTGGTCAAGAAAAAGAATATTTGCCTTTTTTTTACCGTGAGCCATTAGAACTACTGCAAGCAGCTGGAGTGATTGACAGTGAAGATGAAATTAATGATATAGGGGCCTCTTTTGCGGTTGTTTGGACTCAAATCCCAGAAGAATTAAGACTAAAAATTATTCATGCTATTGAAAAAGATAAAACTACCAGGAAAGCGGGAGCTGCATTGACTGGAATTTTTGAAGAGGAAAATTATTGGGCTACTGGGACAGTAGTTCATGAAGGATTAGAAGAGCAAACTCCCCAAGCTTTATCTATTGGGTCTTTATTTATTCAATATCTACATAGTCCAGAGATTGC encodes the following:
- a CDS encoding S1 RNA-binding domain-containing protein, coding for MPKKTSAKTAKTQKKEEQVELKAKAKPVKTEKTEKASKKTTVKKPVKTEEPAVEDGKKAASPSENKTNETLARVVIADSLQEAKKKQPLKELKKQPDSMEELLEQTGYQIVGLKKGQEVAATISDKNKKSVFFDIGAKTEGILVEREMEWVEDYINFLNVGDTVLATVVAPENDKGQILLSLLKAANDWKWKLFEKYMETGEEVEVRGLDINKGGMIARLMNVRGFIPVSQFGRQWVGKLDQLYNKVFKAKVIEVDREKNRLIFSEKAVSESDILDKQQELLSEVKVGGTYKGQVSGVMPFGIFVRVILDEKNKDAGFLDGLVHISEISWEKVNDVAKLYKVGDVIDVQVMDIDQNTGKLNLSVKRLSDDPWEQIATNYPVDSKAKGTVTRLAAFGAFVEIEKGIEGLIHISKIPSDLDIKVGDKVDVYIESLDKQNHRISLGVVLSAKPVGYK